Within Lentimicrobiaceae bacterium, the genomic segment CAAACATAGTTTTGATGAAGAAATTACCGCCCGGTTGTGCACCCTAAATGTTGCATACATTGGAATGATTGGCAGCAAATCAAAAGTTGCTCTTGCACGCAAACGATTTACCGAGGAATTTCATCTCAGCCCCAACCAGATTAACCGGATTGATATGCCCATTGGTATTCCTTTTGCCGTAGAAACGCCTGAAGAAATTGCCCTGAGCATTGTTTCCAGACTGGTAGATGTGAAAAATCAAAAGTTGAGAAATGTCAAAAATTAATGAAGACCCATCGGCTATGCAGCAACTGCTAAATTCTATACAGTTTGTTTTTGACGAAAAACTTACAGTGATAGATTTTTCCCAACCTTCAGCCCCACCTCCGACTACCACAGTATTAAATTACCTGAGGTCGTTACCGGACCATAAAGGGGTAAAGGAAGGTTGTGCCGAAGGCGATTGCGGAGCTTGTACCGTAGTGGTAGCAGAACCGGAAAACGATAGCCTTGTTTATAAGGCAATTAATTCCTGTATCGTTTTTTTACCTTTTTTGCACGGAAAACAATTGATAACCGTGGAAAACCTGTCGCAAACCATTAAAGGCGAAAAGGTTTTACACCCTGTTCAGCAGTTAATGATCGAACTGCATGGAAGCCAATGCGGATATTGTTCTCCGGGCATTGTGATGTCGCTTTTTGCTTTGTATAAAAACCACCGTAACGCCAATCGGGCGACAGTAGAAGATGCTCTTGCCGGAAATTTGTGCAGGTGTACCGGCTACCAGCCTATTATTGAAGCGGGAATTAAAGCAGTGCAGTACGATGGACGTGACCATTTTTCTGAAAAGGAAAAAAATGTATTGATTTTACTAAAAGAGATTAATTCTGCCAAAACTAAAATAGCAGTAAATAAAAACGGTTGTCAGTATTACCTGCCTATTACCCTTGATGACTGCCTTGCAATTTACCGCGAAAATCCCACATTGCTTGTGATAAACGGAGCTACCGATGTTGCGTTGCTACAAACAAAAAAAATGGAGACCCTTAACAATCTTCTTGATATTTCGCATGTTGCTGAACTAAATTTTTTTAGGGAAACAGAAAACGTGTACGAAATAGGTGCCAGTTTTTCCTTCGAAGCCTTAAAAAAACGACTGGCAGGGAAATTGCCTGTGGCTGAACAAATGCTCGAAGTATTTGCCTCCAAACAAATACGCAATACTGCCACTCCGGGCGGAAATATTGTTTCCGCTTCACCCATAGCCGATAGCCTGCCGGTATGGTTTGTCCTGGATGCTTCCGTAAAACTCATTAGCAGTGCCGGCTACCGAACTTTACCAATTTATCAGTTGATTACTGGTTACCGAACAACGGCTTTACTTCCAGGGGAATTATTGTATTCATTGATTGTTCCTAAACCTTCCGAGGCATGTATTTTTCGCTTTTATAAAATTTCAAAACGGAGAGACTTAGACATTTCCACCGTAAGCCTGGCAGCAAAAGTTTTATGGGATACTAATAAAATAAAGGATATCATGCTTGTTTACGGGGGAATGGCAGCCACTCCGCTTAGGGCAGGCGCCACCGAAACTTTTTTGAAAGGCAAGGAATGGACAGAAGAAAATGCTGAAAAAGCATCGCTAATAACCGAGAAAGAATTTTCACCCATTTCCGATGCCCGTTCCGGGAAAAGGGCACGTTCGTTAATGGCTAAAAATCTGATAATAAAATTATTCTCCGAAACACAATTATTGTAAGTGTATGGAAAACAGGGATAATATTCACGAAAGTGCTGTTCAGCATGTTACAGGGGAGGCTGTTTATGTGAATGATATGCAGATGGGAAATACTCTTACCGGAAAAGTTGTTTTCAGTACACATGCCCATGCCGTAATTGTTTCCTGCGACTGCTCTGAGGCTCTTGCCATTGAAGGTGTGCGTGCAATAATCAAGGCAGAAGATATTCCCGGAGAAAACCAGATGGGTCCGGTGGTACATGACGAGCCCTGTTTAACTCAGGGGGAAGTCCTGTGCATAGGGCAGGCAATAGCCCTCATTGCAGCAGACTCGGAAGAAATTGCACGTAAAGCCGAAAAAAAAATCAAAATTAACTATGCTCCGCTGGAGGCAATTACCGATCTGCGAACTGCCATAGAAAAAGGTTCTTTTTTTGCACCTCCATTAACCATAGCTTCAGGAGATGTTGACAGTACTTGGTACGCCTGCGATTATATTATTGAAGGCGAACTGGAAACCGGGGGACAGGAGCACTGGTACCTCGAAACACAAACTGCATTGTGCATTCCCGGTGAAGGAAATGAAATGCTGGTGTACGCTTCGTCGCAGCATCCTTCGGAAACGCAGGCTATAGTTGCCGGAGTTTTGGGTGTGCAGCGAAATGAAGTAGAGGTGGAAGTCAAGCGTATGGGCGGAGGTTTCGGCGGAAAAGAAACCCAGGCAAACCACGTAGCAGCCTGGGCAGCTTTGCTTGCCAATGCAACCCGCCGTCCGGTGAAAATTCATCTTAACCGGCAGGACGACCAACGCATTACGGGTAAACGGCATCCTTTTTTGTCGTTTTACAAAGCTGGTTTTAACAGGGATGGTAGGATACTGGTTGCCGATATTCGCCTTTTTGCTAACGGCGGATATGCCACTGACCTGAGCCATGCTATTATGCAAAGGGCTTTATTTCATGCTGATAATGCATATTATATTCCTAATTTCAGGGTGAGTGGTACCGTGTGCCGTACTCACCAGCCTTCCAACACTGCTTTCAGAGGCTTTGGTGGACCTCAGGGAATGGTAGTTGCTGAGACTATAATTGACCGTATAGCCCGTTTTCTGGAAAAAGACCCTCTTGACATAAGGAAGTTGAATTTTTATGGAAATAATACCAGCAATATTACCCCTTACGGAGAAGAAATTAAAAACAACCATCTTTCCGTTTTGCTTTCCGGTATCCTCGGTTCTTCGGATTATCTGTCACGGAGGAAGGAAGTGGAAAGATTTAATGCGGTAAACAAATATTTTAAAAAAGGTATTGCTCTCACACCGGTAAAATTCGGCATTTCTTTTACCACTAGTTTTCTTAACCAAGCTGGAGCTTTGGTGCATATTTATCGCGACGGCTCGATTTTGGTTAACCACGGGGGAACGGAAATGGGACAAGGCTTGCATACCAAAATCAAACAAATTGCTGCTGCCGAACTTGGAATTTCTGTTGAAAATGTTAAGGTAAATGCTACCAACACGTCTCAAGTCCCCAATACTTCAGCTACGGCAGCATCGTCAGGCACCGACCTTAACGGCATGGCTGTAAGAGCAGCAATCGACACACTTAAAAAAAGGCTTTCTGACTTTGCCTGCCAGCATTTTTGTAAAAAATTCAAAGGCATCGTGCCTATGTCTTCCGAAATTGTTTTTGCAGACAATGCTGTCAGTTGTAGGAAACATTCCATTCCCTTTGCTGAGCTGGTAGAACAGGCTTACCTCGCACAAATCAGCCTTTCTTCTACCGGTTATTATTGCACTCCCGATATTGCATTCAATTGGGAACAGGGCAGGGGAACGCCTTTCTACTATTTTACTTTTGGTATGTCGGTCTCCGAAGTTCTGCTCGACCTGCTTACCGGCGCCGTTACTCTTTTGCGAACGGATATTTTGCATGATGTGGGAAATTCAATCAACCCGGAAGTGGATAAAGGACAAATCCGCGGCGGATTCATTCAGGGCGTGGGCTGGTGCACGCAGGAAGAACTGAAATGGGATGCAATGGGCAACCTGCTGACCTGTTCGCCCGATACGTATAAAATTCCCGGTGTACGCGATATTCCCAAAGAATTCCCGGTTACACTTCTCGAGAATACTTACCATCCGTCTACCATCCGTGGTAGTAAAGCTGTGGGAGAACCTCCGTTTATGCACTGTTTCTCGGTATGGCTGGCAATTAAGGATGCCATTTCTGCGGTAGCTGACCATCAGTTCGAACCTATGTTCAAAATACCCGCCACCAATGAATTTATTATCGAAAGCATAGAAGATTTAAAAAACAAGTGTTCAAAAGACTGAGTATCTACCGAACATTCAAATTTTTATCAGATTAGTCCCGTAAGGGTTAATCTGTAACTATGTTTATCTTTGCACAGATAAAAAAACGCTATGGCAGAAACATCCAACAAACGCACCGAACTCTCCGAATTAGGCGAATTTGGGCTGATAGAACATCTTACTAATGATATCAAACTAAAAAATAAAAGTACCCTCAAGGGCATAGGCGACGATGCCGCCGTGCTTGATTATGGCAATAAAGTAGCATTGCTCTCTACCGACCTGCTGATAGAAGGCGTCCATTTCGATATGTCTTATACTCCGTTAAAACATTTGGGTTACAAAACTGCCGTGGTAAACTTTTCAGATATTGCCGCCATGAATGGTATCCCAAAACAAATTACCGTAAGCATAGCCGTTTCCAACCGTTACAGTGTAGAGGCATTGGAAGAGTTTTACAACGGTTTGCTATTTGCCTGCGAACGTTATGGTGTGGACCTGGTAGGAGGCGACACCTCTTCCTGCCCGCACGGAATGTTTGTCTCAGTTTCTGTGGTTGGCGAAGCCGAAAAAGATAAAGTAGTATATCGCAAAGGAGCAAAAGAATATGATCTGGTATGCGTTACCGGCGATCTGGGAGCAGCTTACATGGGACTCCTGTTGCTCGAGCGTGAGAAACAGGTTTTTCAGTCTGATCCCACCATGCAACCTGACCTTTCCGGCCATGATTATATCCTCGAACGCCACCTGAAACCCGAAGCTCGTACCGACATTGTGGAACAACTGCAAAAAGCCGGCATTTTACCTACTTCCATGATTGATATTTCCGACGGACTGGCTTCTGAAATTCTTCATATCTGTAAAAATTCGGAAGTAGGTTGCAGCCTCTATGAAGACAAATTACCTATTGATGTAGCTATGGCAACGATGGCAGAAGAGTTGAACATAAGTGCTGTAACTGCTGCCATGAACGGTGGTGAAGATTACGAACTGTTGTTTACCATTGTCCAAAAAGATTATGAAAAACTGAAAGAGATTCCCGGAATCACTGTTATCGGGCATATCACAGCCAAAAATGAAGGGATTAATCTGGTTTCCAACGATGGCAAACTGATACCCATCACAGCCCAGGGCTGGAACCATTGGAGAGAGAAAAACGACAGGGAAGTTGAAGGAGATAAAGGACAAGAGAAATAATTTCTGCAAACCTTCCGGAGCCCGGAGTGCCCGGAAGAGTTAAAAAAACATTTCTGCTAATGGCTAATAACACAAAACAACCAGAACCAAAATGGAAAGGCATAGATACTTCGCTGGAAGTGCTTGGTTTCCTGGCTCTGCTGGCATTAATTTTTTTGCCAATCATTTATTATCATCAACTACCGCAAACCATTCCGACCCATTTTGATATTTATGGGAAACCGGATGATTTTTCCTCCAAACAAAGTCTGATTGCACTGCCGGTCATCGGAAGTTTTCTTTACATCCTTTTGACTGCTATTTCAATATTTATCGGAAAATATAACTACCCGGTAAAAATCACTCCGGAGAATGCAGAACGGCAATTGCGTTTGGCGATGCGCCTAGTGCGGATAGTAAAGTCCCTTCTGGTAACGGTTTTCTGCTACATTGCTTTTCAAACTATTCAGGTGGCCAGAGGCAATGCATCCGGATTAGGAGGCTATTTTGTTTTGATTTCTGCCGGTACTTTTGCCGTTGTTCTGATATTTTATTTTCTATTTGCATATAAAAAAACATGAAGTACATCTGTATTCCCTTTTCCCTGATTCTGTTTGCCTTTTCGGCGAAAGCCCAGCAGATTTTGCCATATAAAAATCCTCAGTTGCCGGTGGAGGTAAGGGTTGCCGATTTGCTCGGGCGGATGACTCCCGAAGAAAAGTTCCGTCAACTCTTTATGGTGCCCGGCGATCTGGGCAACGATTCTTCCCGCTTCGATGCCGGCTTGTTCGGCTTTCAGACAAATACTTCGGAACAGTCGGAAAATGCTACCAATCAGATATTGA encodes:
- the xdhA gene encoding xanthine dehydrogenase small subunit, with product MSKINEDPSAMQQLLNSIQFVFDEKLTVIDFSQPSAPPPTTTVLNYLRSLPDHKGVKEGCAEGDCGACTVVVAEPENDSLVYKAINSCIVFLPFLHGKQLITVENLSQTIKGEKVLHPVQQLMIELHGSQCGYCSPGIVMSLFALYKNHRNANRATVEDALAGNLCRCTGYQPIIEAGIKAVQYDGRDHFSEKEKNVLILLKEINSAKTKIAVNKNGCQYYLPITLDDCLAIYRENPTLLVINGATDVALLQTKKMETLNNLLDISHVAELNFFRETENVYEIGASFSFEALKKRLAGKLPVAEQMLEVFASKQIRNTATPGGNIVSASPIADSLPVWFVLDASVKLISSAGYRTLPIYQLITGYRTTALLPGELLYSLIVPKPSEACIFRFYKISKRRDLDISTVSLAAKVLWDTNKIKDIMLVYGGMAATPLRAGATETFLKGKEWTEENAEKASLITEKEFSPISDARSGKRARSLMAKNLIIKLFSETQLL
- the xdhB gene encoding xanthine dehydrogenase molybdopterin binding subunit encodes the protein MENRDNIHESAVQHVTGEAVYVNDMQMGNTLTGKVVFSTHAHAVIVSCDCSEALAIEGVRAIIKAEDIPGENQMGPVVHDEPCLTQGEVLCIGQAIALIAADSEEIARKAEKKIKINYAPLEAITDLRTAIEKGSFFAPPLTIASGDVDSTWYACDYIIEGELETGGQEHWYLETQTALCIPGEGNEMLVYASSQHPSETQAIVAGVLGVQRNEVEVEVKRMGGGFGGKETQANHVAAWAALLANATRRPVKIHLNRQDDQRITGKRHPFLSFYKAGFNRDGRILVADIRLFANGGYATDLSHAIMQRALFHADNAYYIPNFRVSGTVCRTHQPSNTAFRGFGGPQGMVVAETIIDRIARFLEKDPLDIRKLNFYGNNTSNITPYGEEIKNNHLSVLLSGILGSSDYLSRRKEVERFNAVNKYFKKGIALTPVKFGISFTTSFLNQAGALVHIYRDGSILVNHGGTEMGQGLHTKIKQIAAAELGISVENVKVNATNTSQVPNTSATAASSGTDLNGMAVRAAIDTLKKRLSDFACQHFCKKFKGIVPMSSEIVFADNAVSCRKHSIPFAELVEQAYLAQISLSSTGYYCTPDIAFNWEQGRGTPFYYFTFGMSVSEVLLDLLTGAVTLLRTDILHDVGNSINPEVDKGQIRGGFIQGVGWCTQEELKWDAMGNLLTCSPDTYKIPGVRDIPKEFPVTLLENTYHPSTIRGSKAVGEPPFMHCFSVWLAIKDAISAVADHQFEPMFKIPATNEFIIESIEDLKNKCSKD
- the thiL gene encoding thiamine-phosphate kinase, which produces MAETSNKRTELSELGEFGLIEHLTNDIKLKNKSTLKGIGDDAAVLDYGNKVALLSTDLLIEGVHFDMSYTPLKHLGYKTAVVNFSDIAAMNGIPKQITVSIAVSNRYSVEALEEFYNGLLFACERYGVDLVGGDTSSCPHGMFVSVSVVGEAEKDKVVYRKGAKEYDLVCVTGDLGAAYMGLLLLEREKQVFQSDPTMQPDLSGHDYILERHLKPEARTDIVEQLQKAGILPTSMIDISDGLASEILHICKNSEVGCSLYEDKLPIDVAMATMAEELNISAVTAAMNGGEDYELLFTIVQKDYEKLKEIPGITVIGHITAKNEGINLVSNDGKLIPITAQGWNHWREKNDREVEGDKGQEK
- a CDS encoding DUF1648 domain-containing protein, coding for MANNTKQPEPKWKGIDTSLEVLGFLALLALIFLPIIYYHQLPQTIPTHFDIYGKPDDFSSKQSLIALPVIGSFLYILLTAISIFIGKYNYPVKITPENAERQLRLAMRLVRIVKSLLVTVFCYIAFQTIQVARGNASGLGGYFVLISAGTFAVVLIFYFLFAYKKT